CCACTCTAGCATCATCATGTCAAAATGCTGTAGAGGATGGCGAATATCCATAAGTAAGACTAAGCCTTGTAAGCTTTTACGGTGAATTAGATAGTTTTCTAATTCCTTTTGCCACACCTTCTTCATATCTTCAGGTACAGCTGCATAACCGTAACCTGGAAGATCGACTAAACGCTGATCAGGATTACCTAGACTAAAGAAGTTAATCATCTGGGTACGACCAGGCTTTTTAGAAGCACGGGCAAGTTGTTTCTGATTAGTTAATGCATTAATAGCACTAGACTTACCCGCATTTGAGCGTCCTGCAAAAGCAATTTCGTAGCCACTATCTTCAACACAAAGTGCCAATTTAGGTGCACTCATTAGAAACTCAGCTTGGCGTAACCAGTTTAGAGATTGCACAGCATAGGCTGTGATCGCCGGATCTGGTGCTTTTTCATAGCTGATCTTTTGCTTGGGTGCGAGTCTGGCTTTGGTGTCTTTTGATTTTTCACTACGACGCATAAAAAATAACTTTTTAAATGAGAGGGCTCGCGCCTAGTATAAAGGAGCTTGGGTATTCTTGCTAATTTTCAATAAATCAACTTATGAAAATCAATAGAAGTTAGATTTCTAAAAAGGCTATAGGGGAGTTAGCAGGAGCAGATTTTGATTGCTGCAAAACTTCTCCGAGAGTGTATTGGTCTAGGCTTTGATAAAAGCTCTCTAAAGCTTGATCTAAAATACCTTTTAAACCACAGTGACTGCGTAATACACAAGGTGGTGTATTGCATTCAACGATTTGATTATCACCTTGTAATATTCGAACAATTGAACCCAAATTGCAGTTAAGTGCATCTGGGTTTAAGCGAATTCCACCGCCTTTCCCACGAATGGTAATAATCCATTCTTGTTTGCCCATAAAGTGAACAACTTTAACCAGATGGTTTTGTGAAACATGCAAATCTTTCGCGATTTCTGCAATCGTGTAGGGTGCATCACTTGGGCGTGCAACATACATTAATATTCGTAATGCATAATCGGTAAATTTATTAAGCTGCATGATCACCAAAAATGGAAGAGAAAAAGGATGATCATCTTAGCCTGAAAGTTTAAATAAGAAAACTTTCAGGCAAGAGGTTTTTACATTACAGCGTTAAAGGCGCTGAAACCTGTACTTGATCACCAACTCTATAATGCTCAAGCAAGATGTTCGAAACTGAAAATTCAGTATGGTTTTCTTCAGGCTGAACGTCAAAGTGATATGAGTTATTTTCTTGAGCTTCTGTAAATTTAAAAGCTTTCGGCTGTTCAAGCTGTTGCTCTGGAACTTGTACCTTAACCGAAATAAAAGCATTTGCAGGACTGGTTAGTACGTCCTCATGATCAGTTGCTTTTAAAGTGAAACGTTTGCCAGATTCAAGAGGATCAATTTGTGTAATTTCAAATGGACGCCAGCCAGCCCATCCACCTTTTAAGCTCTCAAGTTGTTCATATTTTTGTTTTTCAACGCCAATCAAGATATCGGCCAATTGTAGATAAGCTTGCTTCCACGCTTCGATAAGTTCTGATTCAAATGGCACGTTAAGTACTTCACTAATTGAATGAAGTAGGTTGTCACCAACAATTGCATATTGATCAGGCTGGATATCTAAGCTCACATGTTTAGTGGTGATACGTTCAACAGCTTTAGCTAGAACAGTAGGGTTCTCAATATTTTCTGCATAAGCAAGAACGGCAGCTGCAAGCGCACGTGGCTGACGTAAGCTAGTTTGGTCATCTAAGTTAAAAACATTTTTTAATTCGGGATTGTTATTAAGCATACGCTTATAAAAGTATGTAGTCAGCGTAACACCGTGTTCACGTAAAACCGGTACAGTAGATTTAACAAGTTCAATTTGTTGTGGAGTCATGGCTAGA
This genomic stretch from Acinetobacter oleivorans DR1 harbors:
- the yihA gene encoding ribosome biogenesis GTP-binding protein YihA/YsxC; amino-acid sequence: MRRSEKSKDTKARLAPKQKISYEKAPDPAITAYAVQSLNWLRQAEFLMSAPKLALCVEDSGYEIAFAGRSNAGKSSAINALTNQKQLARASKKPGRTQMINFFSLGNPDQRLVDLPGYGYAAVPEDMKKVWQKELENYLIHRKSLQGLVLLMDIRHPLQHFDMMMLEWAYSRHLFVHILLTKADKLNRGPANKVLLEVKQQLKKMKLDFSIQLFSSLNKLGLEELASVMGGRLHFTLDQQPEFDVDSIPEATDEDAES
- a CDS encoding RrF2 family transcriptional regulator — translated: MQLNKFTDYALRILMYVARPSDAPYTIAEIAKDLHVSQNHLVKVVHFMGKQEWIITIRGKGGGIRLNPDALNCNLGSIVRILQGDNQIVECNTPPCVLRSHCGLKGILDQALESFYQSLDQYTLGEVLQQSKSAPANSPIAFLEI
- a CDS encoding globin domain-containing protein, whose amino-acid sequence is MTPQQIELVKSTVPVLREHGVTLTTYFYKRMLNNNPELKNVFNLDDQTSLRQPRALAAAVLAYAENIENPTVLAKAVERITTKHVSLDIQPDQYAIVGDNLLHSISEVLNVPFESELIEAWKQAYLQLADILIGVEKQKYEQLESLKGGWAGWRPFEITQIDPLESGKRFTLKATDHEDVLTSPANAFISVKVQVPEQQLEQPKAFKFTEAQENNSYHFDVQPEENHTEFSVSNILLEHYRVGDQVQVSAPLTL